AACAACGCATACGGCGCAaaggttcattcataaatttccactcggcaacaacagatcgcctcagcagccaatcagagacagaTGGGGATTCAACCCAGTAAATACAGGATGTACACTTAAAATATGTGCTCGTCAAATGTTTACTGCAAAACATTATAGTTATCATCTCTTGAGTGGCAAGTGGGTGAGCTCTACTGCCTTCCATCTGACCTCTGACCTCTAGATACTTACCAACATGACTCTGTTCCACAATAAATCCCTCTAGCTTATCAATCATTTCTTGTGTAGCAGGCGGGTGAGCTCCGCTGCCTCCCACCTGACCTCCGACCTCCATCATGTGACGTGCCAAGATGCTTAACAGTAGATTCTGAAGAATGAAAATAAGTGAAACATAAAATTTTGTGgtattcaaaattatgaaaatgttcaTCAGTGGCATTCTAGATCAGGGTGATAGGAGCATGCTTAACCTATTGATTACATTCTGGCTGCTTATTGGTTCTGGCCATATAGTCAGCAACAgcaataacccccccccccccccaagttggCAAAAGTTCATGTTGttataatttacaaaattatttttcaaattttatcacTTAAACAAATCATatcattgttgggcaggaaaacctatGTACttatggcccttgaacatgtttaaaacaaaactgccaagagattacatgtacataggaggttttgctttaaaaatgttcAGGGGCTGATGACACATCGTTAGAATTTTGGCAGAATGCTAAATAGCGATTCCTCTACTTCCTAAAATCATGTTTAAAGGcctatcttaatttaatagtttgttttAAAGCCCTTGCACGCATTAGTAAATTGCCCACTTTTTGTACGTTATTCCCGATGGATTGAGTAACTTTCATTTTTTTCCgcagttttatttttttccaaatccaccacacaaaaatctcacgtccGACATCCTCAGATGtgaaaatagcctaaatcgtatatctcaataaaattcttcatcttgatcaCAGTGATACCTTGAGAAATGAAAGGTAGTCTATTCTCGTCAAAAAGCTCATCCCACAGATACATTAGACTAGGCCCAGAGGGCAGCATATATATATACTTTTGGCCCataaacatggatgaagcaacctcttcaatataaagtctacaaggcccaaaagtacatatgaggtttttcctgcccaatgacgatatcaattaattaatggtGAAATTGATTCATACATCATGATAAGATACAGAGTTATAGGTACTAGTGCAGTGGCTCGCTGTCTAATCCTTGTCCTCTTAATTCAAGAGAAATCATGTGTAACATGATTTAATGCTTTTATTAACAACAAGACAAATCGCTTTTCGTCATTATGCCAAACTCATAATGATATTGTACATACCTCTAACACAAGTTCAACAAATTCATTGCCCAACTCTCTCCTCCCCTGCAACAGAAAACTAAGTAGTAGCCTGGGTGGTATGGTGGTGAGATCTACTGGTGGAGACATCAATGGTGATCCTATTAGAGCTATCTGCATGCCTAACTCTTCTTCATTGCTGGTACCGCTGCCTGTGGCCCTGTATATACAAATACCAAAGGATGAATTTTCAATGGAATCAGAAAGCTTGTACAAaaccccccagcaaacacaaaatgtttttgtaatatttgattttctgaacattttaaatatttggcacaaaacattgcaaaataatgatatttttaagcattgacagacaaacaaaattggtaaacatttttgttgaaaatgttcaaaacatttttcctAATCTTACTAACCCAAGTTATATAATTTTCAAACCAATATCAAACATGAGAACTGGCCCAAATATGTATCTCTAcaacagactactacagaccatgtacactgtatcaacagtcaaagtccctgtgcattgtatgctgtgaattctcgcatattcatgagggccgattgttctatCGTGCCTTGTCTAACAAGAAATGTTTGCATTCACACCAGCATTGCGTGCCTTCATGTATACGTGATAGAGCGATGCGTGCCTTTACGATTAtgcgatagaccgtaaaaatatgcggtaagtacatagcagttttgcctgtcgcatttcatggaacaattggccctcattattgggtgatgctgagactttgactgcctGTACgcagtctgttatctttttcgtccatgatCTCTACTTCAAAAATAACTTACCCTGATGAGGAAGGTCCATCTTGATTTCTTGCCGACAACAACCTTCCAATATCGGCACCTGATGGTCCAAGAGTAAGCCGGATGATACGTGGCCCATTCGTGTCTCGACTTGTCGAATCATTCCGATTGAAACCTCTGCCCCGATCCCTGCTCATGGGTGCTCGCCTGAATGGGAATCCTGGTACTTCTGGGTCAGGGTTGTTGTCTGTACCACCTGCTGGAGGTTGTGGAGATGCACTTGGACTTTCTTGAGCAGAGTTGGACTGACTGGATGCTGCGCTTTCAGAGCGGCTGCGAGATCGTCGTTCCGCACTTCCTAATCTGCTGAAGATGGAGTTTCTCCAGAAGCTACTTCTACTTCGCCTCCCTTCGTTGTTTCCACTACTTGTATTGTCATTGTTTTGAGAATTATCTCTGCTAGAATTACTACTAGAACTACCTCTACGAGACAACAGATTTCGGAAACGAGGTGAGGATGTGCGTGGCTGCTCAGAATTTGCCCGCTGACGTTGTGTTGGTAATGAATCCTGCGACTCGTTTGTAGTTTGCCTGAGATGTTGTCTAAACACACTGTTTGGTTGTCGTGGTGATTCTCGTGATGTTGAGTGATTCAACAAAGAGTCTCTTGCACCCAATGAGGCCGATGTTCTAGGTGGGGGTACTGGACTACTGTTCCTTCGTAGATCACCAATTAAAGTACTGTACGGATCTCTAGGTGAAGACTCTCCATTCACGTCGTTGTTAAGAGAACGTCTCGGATTCGTAGTACTTGAAGAATTCTCTCTGGGACTTAGATCGATGAGAGTTGAACCTGGTCTTGAAGATCGATTCATGGAGAGTCCATCTCGAGCTGAAGAGAAgtgactactactactactaacagGCATAGATGGTGTGGGATTATTTGGAAGACTTGGGGTGTTATCTGAGTCTCCTGGTGGTAAGTTATCCTTCCTATTCCTGGATTCCTCATAACCTGCCCTTTCCCATGGTGATTCAGAAGTGACTCCAATAGAATTTGGTCCTCTATCATTTGATGTGCCCTGTCTTGaaaggggtaagggtaagggggGAGCATCACTGGAAGACGTAGAAGACTTTACACCATCACTTTCCAAATTAGCACTACCCCTGTCCTGCGAGCGTTTACGTCTTAAAAGTCTTGTGAGAGTTGGCGATGATTGACGATTGGGTTTTCTTTTCGACCATTGGTAGCAGGCacattattttttacacttgtTTTTGCATTGGACTGATGATGACGTGTAGCACCGTGAGATCTAGTACTTTGGATAGTAGGGTCATGTGACTTGGTAGTGGCATTATTTCTAACTCCTAGGAGTGTCCTGATCTTGATTCTCTTCCCTATTGTTTTATTTTCTTCCAAGTCCATAGATAACCTAACTTCCTCTCGAGCCTTTGAACTCCGATTCTTGCTAGCCGGGAGGCTCTTTTCAGTAGCTCCGCCTCTTGGTGCTCTTTGAAAAGGCATCAAACCATCAAAGGATGGCCTTTGCAGCAGTCTCTTAAACCCAGTCTTTTTGGTAGGACGTGGTGGAGGTTCCCGTTGCGGAGACTTTGGCCTCCCGCCCTCCGAGTCCCAGTTCCGCTCCGAGCCATTGCCTTCCATCGACCTGGACACACCGTTATTACTTCTGTTggaattgttattatttattggGAGTTTTGACTCCACAGGTCGTCTGTTTACATCGATTCTACGATGACCAATTCGACCTGTGCTTCGCTGTCCAAAGTTGGATGCACTCTCTGTACTGCGATGATTCAGCGAGTCACGACTGGTGGTCAGCGACTTGTGGTTACTCAGCGAGTCACGACTGGTGGTCAGCGACTTGTGGTTACTCAGCGAGTCACGTCGAAGCCGAGGATTGGTACGATTACTATTTGAGTTGTACAGCTTTGGCAATCTCTCTCCATTTGTGGGCATGGCAAATTACTGTCAAggtaaaaaaacccataaaatgtGTTAGGTTGAGTACAAAATTTCATATTCTACAAGATTGGTAAAGAGGGGAATGGTGAAAAATATCTCTGCATGATGTTTGTACACGAAGGCATGTAAATGATgtcaattcaaaagttgcagtttgttccattgcatgccctattgatttggtggttttttcaacaaaatgaggtcttaaatcagataATAGTACAGGTACATgaattggctgcttgttttaattttgacatatttatctttttttaggacaggggtgaacataactggtaccttaatgtttTTGCGATATTCATGCACTGCTCCattaatacatgtatacacaaCATTTACccaggatgggggggggggctaggggtgtaaattaacggttatttgtctaaccgCTTAAACGGACCACAATCCGTCGGTTAACTGTGTAaacgtatgtaaaaaaaaatctttaaaaaaaaaaaataataaatagtaattttttttcaaagttttcaatttttcaatgaaaaattgacaaaatgcaaacatttccatgccatattgtTTGACTTTGAGTAAGCTTGCATCAGTCCTGTCATTGACGATCACTAAAttcaattgcatggacaaaacctagtACTAcaactcaaacttccatccatttcattgcctaattatggtagaatttcaccagattattGCTTGATAATGTACTTACAGGTGtaaatttgttgtatttaccacgaaaatatcattaacACGCTGTTCTGTGGGCGCCGCCATTATTAGGTACttgtgtaaatccctcctttctacaggagcaccatcgggaaatttaacctgattttaaaggtttttttcactttttttcaatTCATTTCCAATAAAAGCGCCCCCTTTAGGAAAAATACAACACCTCTGGGGCGTTTATTACACACAATACGGTAGGTCCAGTCGAAAAAAACTTTCGAAAACTTTTTTTTACGTTTAAACGGTTAGTGATTTTcctaaacggatagtgcattttACGGTCGGTTAAACATGAAACGTGTAAACTTAGACACCCTTGGGGGCACTTAACTTttcattttggtaggggtgtgcagtgCTCTAGTTTTAGGACTGAGAACTGATTTTCCGGCAAATAGGGGCTTCTGAaagtaatatcaatatattttttagGTCTAGTAAACTAAATTTGGGCTAAATTATAGGTTGTGGAGCTAAGAAAATTCTTAACATGAGCTAAAGATTTACAATTTTGTGAATTTAAATGAAACTGAAAATAAACAACTggagcatgatcatgatgatcccaAACAGTATGTCTTAGGCAGAGAAGATTTATAGGCGGTCTCATAataccagtggcgtgcgcaaaggggggcagggggcacaggccccccacttttgttggtcattctgACTGATTTCccccaaaatggctgatttcgcCCGCACCTTAAACTCCTAATCacactccattcgggggaactgaacaacctgccccccccccactttcaatgtgctgcgcacgccactgcataATACTAGTGAAACATCCgaggtacttgagaaccagtctactagaaatttcaattgaatcaaACACGGCTGTCAACAGCGTGATGATTCTatgcgtacactgtgtgatgaaggCTGGCGAGTGCgtaaacgcggaagtgaatccaaacTTGCCgactcactcatgattggttagcattttcattattgtatacatggttgtgcgttcgcgttgtTCTTTGAAATGCGCGACATACGATAGTGGTTGCATCACGTAcgtacagctgttggcagctgtagtgtgttcattcaattggaatttttACTTTTAGTATATGATTTCTTGTAATATCAGACTACCGATATACTACAGGGTACCGATATTCTTTTCAGTGATCATCTCAAAACACTTATCGACCCAAGTTTTGGACATATTTTGAGTGTTTGAAAATCGCGACTCTGGAACGGGAATCAACAGTGAAAAATAGTGTGAAACTTCGTGATtactagactggttctcaagtacccgaATGTTTCAGTAGTATCATGGgactgcttataaatcttctctgggTCTTAGGTACTGCTGGAGTACCGGAAACATGGGACTCTTACATGTAACTGTGGCAGCTGCACATACCCATAGCACCTTACATGCAAGTGCCCCCCTCCCCTAATATTACATACCTGTAGACAAATCATATGCTATCTACGATGTACTAACCACATCAATTCATGTGAACACAGACAGGTGACcctgaaaaaacaacaaaacaaacaagataAAAATTGCACACATGGGGTACGCTGTGTAGGGTACAGTATATTATTCCCAAGTTCCTTTCCAAATGCCAAATTTCCAGGGAAGGAACTGATTTCACCCAAtcattttgaaataataaattttattattatcatgtgtCAAACTAGCTTCAAAGAAGTCTTTATAATTGATAATTCTAGTTTTACATGTTCATGTATGTATGATATACATAAGGTTAGCAGCTATTTTAACCTGTTGCGATTtcgtagttcacaacatcttgctaATGTTAGTgagatttggcaaaaattgcataattgatcatt
Above is a window of Amphiura filiformis chromosome 20, Afil_fr2py, whole genome shotgun sequence DNA encoding:
- the LOC140141840 gene encoding uncharacterized protein, which encodes MPVSSSSSHFSSARDGLSMNRSSRPGSTLIDLSPRENSSSTTNPRRSLNNDVNGESSPRDPYSTLIGDLRRNSSPVPPPRTSASLGARDSLLNHSTSRESPRQPNSVFRQHLRQTTNESQDSLPTQRQRANSEQPRTSSPRFRNLLSRRGSSSSNSSRDNSQNNDNTSSGNNEGRRSRSSFWRNSIFSRLGSAERRSRSRSESAASSQSNSAQESPSASPQPPAGGTDNNPDPEVPGFPFRRAPMSRDRGRGFNRNDSTSRDTNGPRIIRLTLGPSGADIGRLLSARNQDGPSSSGATGSGTSNEEELGMQIALIGSPLMSPPVDLTTIPPRLLLSFLLQGRRELGNEFVELVLENLLLSILARHMMEVGGQVGGSGAHPPATQEMIDKLEGFIVEQSHVDEDLNCAICHVEYELSEKLSKLPCSHFFHPTCITIWLKKSATCPVCRFKLTRPSETPTETL